One window of the Chryseobacterium sp. CY350 genome contains the following:
- a CDS encoding endonuclease/exonuclease/phosphatase family protein produces MWETYLVLTALLLILTILPKIPSPHWIFRFPDFGKIQITYFTIITLILGFIVEKTEYFWYLQGLLLAMIIFHGIALIKYTPLYKVKKHPQTENSSQKYHFISANVYQFNTDFNKFIALIQKNKPEIFLTMESNGDWEKALQVLEKDYPYQHKVTLENTYGMHFYSKMKIEESKTHFFVADDIPSIEAHLKTDDGFEFVFFGVHPPPPSPTEEETSKERDGDLLSVAKRVKDIKKPVIVVGDFNNVAWSKSSILFRKTSHLIDPRVGHAFVSTFHAKSRLLRFPIDLMFHSEDIFIKDLKTLESFGSDHLPVYCEFFIDHHNDDQEERVEEADSEEITEAEEIIEEGKKEDGERDAVVTED; encoded by the coding sequence ATGTGGGAAACTTACCTTGTTCTGACTGCTTTATTATTGATTTTAACCATATTACCAAAAATTCCAAGCCCGCATTGGATTTTTCGCTTTCCCGATTTTGGTAAAATTCAGATTACTTATTTTACTATCATTACTTTAATTCTGGGTTTTATCGTTGAAAAAACCGAATATTTCTGGTATTTGCAGGGCTTATTGTTGGCTATGATTATCTTTCACGGAATTGCATTAATTAAGTATACTCCACTTTATAAAGTTAAAAAGCATCCGCAAACCGAAAATTCATCACAAAAATATCATTTCATTTCAGCAAATGTATATCAGTTTAACACTGATTTCAATAAATTCATCGCTCTGATCCAAAAAAACAAACCTGAAATCTTTTTGACCATGGAAAGCAACGGCGACTGGGAAAAAGCTTTGCAGGTTTTAGAAAAAGATTATCCATACCAACATAAAGTGACACTTGAAAATACGTACGGAATGCACTTTTATTCTAAAATGAAAATTGAAGAATCTAAAACCCATTTTTTTGTTGCAGACGATATTCCGAGTATTGAAGCACACTTAAAGACTGATGACGGTTTTGAATTTGTTTTTTTTGGGGTTCATCCGCCGCCGCCAAGTCCAACCGAGGAAGAAACTTCAAAAGAAAGAGACGGCGATTTGTTGAGCGTGGCCAAGCGTGTAAAAGACATCAAAAAACCAGTAATTGTGGTTGGCGATTTCAACAATGTAGCATGGTCAAAATCCTCAATTCTGTTCAGAAAAACAAGTCATCTGATTGATCCCCGAGTGGGACATGCCTTCGTATCGACTTTTCACGCAAAATCACGTTTGCTGAGATTTCCGATTGATCTGATGTTTCACAGTGAAGATATTTTCATTAAAGATTTAAAAACACTGGAAAGCTTTGGCTCAGACCACCTTCCGGTTTATTGTGAATTTTTTATCGATCATCATAATGACGATCAGGAAGAACGAGTGGAAGAAGCTGATTCTGAAGAGATAACCGAAGCCGAAGAAATAATTGAAGAAGGAAAAAAAGAAGACGGCGAACGAGATGCAGTAGTGACAGAGGATTGA
- a CDS encoding nuclear transport factor 2 family protein codes for MKILFAFLLFVSSQIFCQKAEYVVIRETVEKLFTGMKNADTVMIKSVFAENAILQTITKNNTVKTENVQDFVNSISQFSANDANEKITFEAIHLDGNLASVFTPYEFYYKGKFSHCGANSFQLVKQNDTWKIQYLIDTRRKENCQK; via the coding sequence ATGAAGATATTATTTGCATTTTTACTGTTTGTAAGTAGCCAAATTTTTTGTCAAAAAGCGGAATATGTTGTCATACGAGAAACTGTAGAAAAGCTTTTCACAGGAATGAAGAACGCAGATACAGTCATGATAAAGTCTGTGTTTGCTGAGAATGCTATTTTGCAGACGATTACAAAAAACAATACTGTAAAAACGGAAAATGTACAAGATTTTGTAAATTCAATTTCTCAATTTTCGGCCAACGATGCAAATGAAAAAATTACATTTGAAGCGATTCATCTTGATGGAAATTTGGCAAGCGTTTTCACACCTTATGAATTTTATTACAAAGGAAAATTTTCGCATTGCGGAGCCAATAGTTTTCAGTTGGTCAAACAAAACGATACATGGAAAATTCAATATTTAATTGACACAAGAAGAAAAGAAAATTGCCAAAAATAA
- the gloA2 gene encoding SMU1112c/YaeR family gloxylase I-like metalloprotein: MKIHHIAIICSEYEISKMFYTEILGLKILREVYREERQSYKLDLGIGDHYVIELFSFPDPPKRPSRPESCGLRHLAFSVEDINEKREELIQKGLNCEAIRIDEFTGKEFFFTQDPDGLPLEFYEM; this comes from the coding sequence ATGAAAATACATCATATTGCCATTATCTGTTCAGAATATGAAATCTCAAAAATGTTTTATACTGAAATTTTAGGATTAAAAATCTTACGGGAAGTATATCGCGAGGAGCGACAATCATATAAACTTGATCTCGGAATTGGTGATCATTATGTCATTGAATTATTTTCTTTTCCCGATCCTCCAAAACGACCATCAAGACCTGAATCATGTGGTTTAAGACACTTGGCTTTTTCTGTAGAAGATATAAATGAAAAGCGTGAAGAATTAATTCAGAAAGGCTTAAACTGTGAAGCGATCCGAATTGATGAGTTTACCGGAAAAGAGTTTTTCTTTACCCAAGATCCGGATGGTTTGCCTTTGGAGTTTTATGAAATGTGA
- a CDS encoding DUF1634 domain-containing protein, which translates to MRKNFTDVDLNRSVGNLLRLGVILSVITSLIGFVKLFMEGFEMPRKYKLLDMGTSSEKVWSHFWQTLCKGEGMAIIQLGILMLIFTPLMRIIFALIGYLKEKDYLYVLISSIVLIIMIISFVTGYAH; encoded by the coding sequence ATGAGAAAAAATTTCACTGACGTAGATCTGAATCGTTCCGTAGGAAACCTGCTTCGTCTGGGTGTAATTTTGTCGGTAATCACATCATTAATAGGTTTTGTAAAACTCTTCATGGAAGGCTTTGAAATGCCCAGGAAATATAAGCTTCTCGACATGGGAACTTCATCTGAAAAAGTCTGGAGTCACTTCTGGCAAACACTTTGCAAAGGTGAAGGGATGGCCATTATACAACTGGGAATTCTGATGCTGATTTTCACGCCTTTAATGAGAATTATCTTTGCCTTGATAGGATATTTAAAAGAGAAAGACTATCTCTATGTCTTGATTTCCTCAATCGTTTTAATTATCATGATTATCAGTTTCGTAACAGGATATGCGCATTGA
- a CDS encoding sulfite exporter TauE/SafE family protein yields the protein MSEIIILFLGAISAGLLGSLTGLGGGVIIIPLLTLGFGVPMHYAIGASLISVIGTSSGAAVAFVKEGFTNMRIGMFLEIATTAGAIVGALVSGMLNPNTIGIIFASILLLTVILNLKGKPDHQEPRIKGTLEDKLRLYGTFPDKGILKSYSARNTVPGFFMMMFAGAMSGLLGIGSGALKVLAMDNMMRLPFKVSTTTSNFMIGVTAVASSLIYFQRGEIIPVIVAPVLVGVVVGSFIGSKTLMVSKTKKLKTFFAIVITILSVYMMYNGIRSNFS from the coding sequence ATGTCGGAAATCATTATTCTCTTTCTTGGCGCTATTTCAGCAGGGCTTCTGGGTTCGCTTACAGGTTTAGGAGGAGGAGTTATCATCATCCCTTTATTAACGCTTGGTTTCGGAGTTCCAATGCATTACGCAATCGGTGCTTCGCTCATCTCTGTGATCGGAACTTCTTCGGGAGCTGCCGTTGCTTTCGTAAAAGAAGGATTCACAAATATGAGAATTGGAATGTTTTTGGAGATTGCTACTACGGCCGGTGCCATTGTAGGAGCTTTGGTTTCCGGAATGCTGAATCCTAATACAATAGGAATTATTTTCGCCAGCATCTTGCTTCTTACCGTGATTTTGAATCTTAAAGGAAAACCTGATCATCAGGAACCGCGTATTAAAGGAACTTTAGAGGATAAACTAAGATTATACGGAACTTTTCCTGATAAAGGAATTCTGAAAAGCTATTCTGCAAGAAATACCGTTCCGGGATTTTTTATGATGATGTTTGCCGGAGCAATGTCCGGACTTTTAGGAATTGGTTCGGGTGCTTTAAAAGTTTTGGCAATGGATAATATGATGAGACTGCCTTTCAAAGTATCTACCACTACGAGTAACTTTATGATTGGTGTAACTGCCGTTGCAAGCTCATTAATTTATTTCCAGAGAGGTGAAATTATTCCCGTAATTGTTGCTCCGGTTTTAGTTGGCGTTGTGGTCGGAAGTTTCATAGGATCAAAAACTTTAATGGTTTCTAAAACAAAGAAACTTAAGACATTTTTCGCCATTGTTATCACGATCCTTTCAGTGTATATGATGTATAACGGAATTAGAAGCAACTTCTCATGA